Proteins found in one Carassius auratus strain Wakin chromosome 42, ASM336829v1, whole genome shotgun sequence genomic segment:
- the LOC113060853 gene encoding LOW QUALITY PROTEIN: putative deoxyribonuclease TATDN3 (The sequence of the model RefSeq protein was modified relative to this genomic sequence to represent the inferred CDS: substituted 1 base at 1 genomic stop codon), translating to MQGYIDCHCHISAEDFDSDIDDVIQESKKAGLVALLAVAEHAGEFEKIIQLSQRQNNLIYCRTPDTVSFFSNPQDLDAALPLIEKYKEHIVAIGEVGLDFMQRVVNNDAGKDGQRQVLIRQAEMAKLLNLPLNVHSRSAGRPTIHLLKELGVENALLHAFDGRPSVAMEGVKPGFFFSIPPSIIRSDQQKLVKQVPLXSMCLETDAPALGPEKQVRNVPRNISIGAEYIAKIKGVPLEKVMEVTTQNALHLFPKFKIFIKA from the exons ATGCAAGGATATATCGACTGTCACTGTCATATATCTGCCGAGGATTTTGACAGC gaCATTGATGATGTCATTCAGGAGTCTAAAAAG GCTGGGCTTGTTGCCCTTCTTGCAGTAGCAGAGCACGCTGGTGAATTTGAGAAAATCATACAGCTCTCACAAAG acaaaataatttgatttactGTCGTACACCTGACACTGTTTCCTTTTTTTCTAACCCGCAGGATTTAGATGCAGCATTACCACTGATCGAGAAATACAAAGAGCACATTGTGGCTATTGGTGAG GTTGGCCTGGATTTCATGCAACGTGTAGTCAACAATGATGCTGGGAAAGACGGTCAGAGACAGGTGCTCATTCGACAGGCTGAAATGGCAAAACTGTTAAATCTGCCTCT GAATGTACACTCAAGATCTGCTGGAAGACCAACCATCCATCTTCTGAAGGAGTTGG GTGTAGAGAATGCACTTCTTCATGCATTTGACGGAAGACCTTCGGTTGCGATGGAGGGTGTAAAACctggattttttttctcaatacctCCATCCATTATCAGAAGCGATCAG CAGAAGCTGGTGAAGCAGGTTCCTCTGTAGAGCATGTGTTTAGAGACGGATGCTCCAGCGCTCGGGCCTGAAAAGCAG GTGAGGAATGTACCTAGGAATATCAGCATCGGTGCCGAATATATTGCGAAAATCAAAGGTGTTCCCTTGGAGAAGGTCATGGAGGTCACTACCCAGAATGCCCTGCACCTCTTCcccaaatttaaaatatttatcaaagCTTGA
- the LOC113060852 gene encoding zinc transporter 2-like — MIGEVIGGYAAHSLAIMTDAAHLLTDFGSISISLFSLWISSRPPSKHLTFGWHRSEVLGALLSVLSIWTVTVVLVLFAVQRLISDDYEIHSDIMMITAACAVVLNIFLAFILHQSPVRHSHSHSLSEEHSNTSVRAAFIHVLGDLLQSLGVLLAATIVYFRPEWKIADPICTFLFSLFVLGTTFTILKDIFRILMEGVPRGVDFDSVKDVLLSVCGVKSTHSLHMWALTASETQLSVHVVIDEQTNPQTVLKDMTRLLQTEYRFGNITIQMETHTDVMADCLQCQDLMD; from the exons ATGATCGGAGAAGTCATTG GTGGTTACGCTGCTCACAGTCTTGCTATAATGACCGATGCTGCACATCTTCTCACTGACTTTGGCAGTATTTCGATCAGTCTCTTTTCGTTGTGGATTTCCTCTAGGCCACCGTCCAAACATCTGACCTTTGGATGGCATCGATCAG AGGTTTTAGGGgctcttctgtctgttctgtccATCTGGACAGTGACGGTGGTTCTTGTTCTCTTTGCCGTTCAGAGGCTCATCAGTGATGATTATGAGATTCACAGTGATATCATGATGATCACAGCTGCATGCGCTGTAGTGCTCAACATCTT TTTGGCATTCATTCTCCATCAGTCTCCGGTCCGTCACTCTCACAGTCACAGTCTCTCAGAAGAGCACAGTAACACCAGCGTGAGGGCCGCTTTCATTCACGTGCTGGGAGATTTACTGCAGAGTTTAGGTGTGCTGCTGGCTGCCACCATCGTCTACTTCAGG CCTGAATGGAAAATAGCAGATCCTATTTGTACTTTTCTGTTTTCGTTATTTGTGCTTGGAACAACATTCACCATCCTGAAAGACATCTTCAGAATACTCATGGAAG GAGTCCCGCGTGGTGTTGACTTTGACTCTGTGAAAGATGTTCTCCTGTCAGTGTGTGGAGTCAAATCAACACACAGTCTGCACATGTGGGCTCTCACCGCGAGCGAAACCCAGCTCTCTGTGCATGTGGTCATAG ATGAGCAAACCAACCCACAGACCGTGCTGAAAGACATGACCAGACTACTCCAGACAGAATACAGATTCGGCAATATCACCATTCAGATGGAGACACACACAGATGTCATGGCTGATTGCTTACAGTGCCAGGATCTGATGGACTAA
- the fuca2 gene encoding plasma alpha-L-fucosidase, producing the protein MHLWSVVPLCLLLIDTSVGQYEPTWESIDSRPIPEWFDQAKFGIFIHWGVFSVPSYGSEWFWWYWQGRKFPSYVKFMEKNFPPDFTYENFAPQFRAEFFDPKEWVDIFASSGAKYIVLTTKHHEGFTLWGSKNSWMWNAVDVGPRRDLVDDIATALRAHSDLRLGLYHSLFEWFNPLFKADADKSFKTSVFPTTKSLPELYEIINKFKPELLWSDGDGDAPASYWNSTGFLAWLYNESPVRDTVVTNDRWGYGTICNHGGYYTCSDRYNPGHLLKHKWENCMSMDKKSWGFRREAKLSDYLTIEELIATLVETVSCGGNLLLNVGPTHDGRIMPIFEERLRQMGQWLKVNGEAIYNSSAWRVQNDTVTPGVWYTKNQKNAIYAIFLSWPADGYIVLSDPVVSPSKTQVELLGYQSLSWESMKPTGLKVHLPQLDPSQIPCSWAWTLRLTGAE; encoded by the exons ATGCATCTGTGGAGTGTTGTCCCCCTTTGTTTACTCTTGATTGACACCTCTGTTGGTCAATATGAGCCTACGTGGGAATCAATTGATTCAAGACCTATCCCGGAATGGTTCGATCAAGCCAAATTCGGCATATTCATTCACTGGGGAGTGTTTTCAGTTCCCAGCTATGGCAGTGAATGGTTCTG gtgGTACTGGCAGGGCCGGAAATTCCCGTCGTATGTGAAGTTTATGGAGAAGAATTTCCCACCTGACTTTACTTACGAAAACTTTGCTCCTCAGTTCCGGGCTGAATTCTTTGATCCTAAAGAGTGGGTTGACATTTTTGCCTCGTCTGGAGCCAAATATATTGTCCTCACAACCAAACATCATGAAG GGTTTACACTATGGGGCTCGAAGAACTCGTGGATGTGGAACGCAGTGGATGTCGGGCCGAGGCGGGATCTGGTGGATGATATTGCCACCGCTCTGCGGGCACACAGTGATTTGCGTCTGGGTCTCTACCACTCTTTATTTGAGTGGTTTAACCCTCTGTTCAAAGCTGATGCTGACAAGTCCTTCAAAACCAGTGTGTTTCCTACCACAAAGTCCCTGCCAGAACTATACGAGATTATCAACAAGTTCAAACCTGAGTTGCTGTGGTCTGATGGTGATGGAGATGCGCCCGCCTCTTACTGGAACAGCACAGGGTTCCTCGCCTGGCTTTATAACGAGAG CCCTGTGCGTGACACTGTTGTGACCAACGACCGCTGGGGATACGGCACTATATGTAATCATGGAGGATATTACACCTGCTCAGATCGCTACAACCCCGGACACCTGCTGAAGCACAAGTGGGAGAACTGCATGTCCATGGACAAGAAGTCATGGGGgttcaggagagaagccaaattgAGCGACTACCTGACCATTGAAGAGCTGATAGCA ACTCTTGTTGAGACCGTGTCCTGCGGCGGGAACTTGCTGTTGAACGTGGGTCCCACACACGACGGCCGAATCATGCCCATCTTTGAGGAGCGTCTGCGACAGATGGGCCAGTGGCTTAAGGTCAACGGAGAGGCCATTTACAACAGCAGCGCATGGAGAGTTCAGAACGACACTGTCACTCCTGGAGTCTG GTATACGAAGAATCAGAAGAACGCAATCTATGCTATTTTCCTTTCATGGCCCGCTGATGGCTATATTGTTCTGAGCGACCCAGTTGTATCACCGTCTAAGACGCAG GTGGAGCTGCTTGGATATCAGTCCCTCTCGTGGGAGTCCATGAAACCCACTGGTCTAAAGGTTCATCTGCCCCAGCTGGACCCCAGTCAGATTCCCTGCTCCTGGGCTTGGACCCTGCGACTGACTGGTGCGGAGTAG
- the dnajc5gb gene encoding dnaJ (Hsp40) homolog, subfamily C, member 5 gamma b, whose protein sequence is MTDSSRPQRKLSRAGESLYQTLGLEKGASSEDIKKAYRKLALKYHPDKNPNNPEAADKFKEINNANTILNDETKRQIYDEYGSMGLYAADQFGEEGVKYYFLMSKCWFKALLGLGMIFTCCCCLCCCCCCCGKCAVSESEDNGHYVDPDVLEAEMSEEQNRGNDTVIIGQPIPSPAPGNSESSVIVGMPIPKNSDGDTSLLITPDVHEAHE, encoded by the exons ATGACAGATTCAAGCCGGCCTCAACGCAAGCTTTCCCGAGCTGGAGAGAGTTTATACCAAACATTAGGCTTGGAGAAAGGAGCTTCATCTGAAGATATTAAGAAAGCATACAG GAAACTGGCACTGAAGTATCACCCAGACAAGAACCCCAACAACCCCGAAGCAGCGGACAAGTTTAAAGAGATCAACAATGCCAACACCATCCTCAACGACGAAACCAAACGACAGATCTACGACGAATATGGCTCCATGGGCCTCTACGCCGCGGATCAGTTCGGAGAGGAGGGCGTTAAATACTACTTCCTCATGTccaaatgctggtttaaa GCGCTCCTAGGATTGGGAATGATCTTCACATGTTGCTGCTGCTtatgctgctgttgctgctgttgtgGTAAATGTGCCGTTTCGGAGAGCGAAGACAATGGCCACTATGTGGATCCAGATGTGCTGGAGGCGGAGATGTCAGAGGAGCAGAACAGAG GCAATGACACAGTAATAATAGGACAGCCTATTCCCAGTCCTGCACCTGGAAATTCAG AAAGCTCTGTGATTGTAGGAATGCCTATTCCTAAAAACTCAG ATGGAGACACTTCTTTACTGATCACTCCAGATGTACACGAGGCGCATGAATAG